A genomic window from Lotus japonicus ecotype B-129 chromosome 1, LjGifu_v1.2 includes:
- the LOC130732552 gene encoding blue copper protein 1a-like, with translation MGSSHVAFFAISMILVSSIAIATDHMVGDDKGWTVDFNYTKWTQDKVFHVGDNLVFNYDNAKHNVFKVSGASFKDCTIPPANEALSTGKDIIPLTTEGRKWYICGKADHCIARQMKFVINVEAQAAPAPSSTAHSVLSSVFGVIIMSLTAAITIIFE, from the exons ATGGGTTCTTCTCACGTAGCCTTCTTTGCCATTTCAATGATTTTGGTTTCCTCAATTGCCATAGCAACTGATCATATGGTGGGTGATGACAAGGGCTGGACTGTGGACTTCAACTACACTAAGTGGACTCAGGACAAGGTTTTCCATGTTGGTGACAACCTTG TGTTCAATTATGACAATGCGAAGCACAATGTGTTCAAAGTGAGTGGTGCATCTTTCAAAGATTGCACCATTCCACCAGCAAATGAAGCACTCTCCACTGGAAAGGACATCATTCCACTGACAACTGAAGGAAGGAAATGGTACATTTGTGGGAAGGCTGATCACTGCATTGCTCGTCAAATGAAGTTTGTGATCAATGTTGAAGCACAAGCTGCACCTGCTCCTTCTTCTACTGCTCACTCTGTGCTATCATCTGTCTTTGGGGTCATCATCATGTCACTTACGGCTGCCATCACAATTATCTTTGAATGA